Proteins from a genomic interval of Helicobacter pylori Shi112:
- a CDS encoding DNA-directed RNA polymerase subunit beta/beta': MSKKIPLKNRLRADFTKTPTDLEVPNLLLLQRDSYDSFLYSKEGKESGIEKVFKSIFPIQDEHNRITLEYAGCEFGKSKYTVREAMERGITYSIPLKIKVRLILWEKDTKSGEKNGIKDIKEQSIFIREIPLMTERTSFIINGVERVVVNQLHRSPGVIFKEEESSTSLNKLIYTGQIIPDRGSWLYFEYDSKDVLYARINKRRKVPVTILFRAMDYQKQDIIKMFYPLVKVRYENDKYLIPFASLDANQRMEFDLKDPQGKVILLAGKKLTSRKIKELKENHLEWVEYPMDILLNRHLAEPVMVGKEVLLDMLTQLDKNRLEKIHDLGVQEFVIINDLALGHDASIIQSFSADSESLKLLKQTEKIDDENALAAIRIHKVMKPGDPVTTEVAKQFVKKLFFDPERYDLTMVGRMKMNHKLGLHVPDYITTLTHEDIITTVKYLMKIKNNQGKIDDRDHLGNRRIRAVGELLANELHSGLVKMQKTIKDKLTTMSGAFDSLMPHDLVNSKMITSTIMEFFMGGQLSQFMDQTNPLSEVTHKRRLSALGEGGLVKDRVGFEARDVHPTHYGRICPIETPEGQNIGLINTLSTFTRVNDLGFIEAPYKKVVDGKVVGETIYLTAIQEYSHIIAPASTPIDEEGNILGDLIETRVEGEIVLNEKSKVTLMDLSSSMLVGVAASLIPFLEHDDANRALMGTNMQRQAVPLLRSDAPIVGTGIEKIIARDSWGAIKANRAGVVEKIDSKNIYILGEGKEEAYIDAYSLQKNLCTNQNTSFNQIPIVKVGDKVEAGQIIADGPSMDRGELALGKNVRVAFMPWNGYNFEDAIVVSERITKDDIFTSTHIYEKEVDARELKHGVEEFTADIPDVKEEALAHLDESGIVKVGTYVSAGMILVGKTSPKGEIKSTPEERLLRAIFGDKAGHVVNKSLYCPPSLEGTVIDVKVFTKKGYEKDARVLSAYEEEKAKLDMEHFDRLTMLNKEELLRVSSLLSQAILEEPFSHNGKDYKEGDRIPKEEIASINRFTLASLVKKYSKEVQNHYEITKNNFLEQKKVLGEEHEEKLSILEKDDILPNGVIKKVKLYIATKRKLKVGDKMAGRHGNKGIVSNIVPVADMPYTADGEPVDIVLNPLGVPSRMNIGQILEMHLGLVGKEFGKQIASMLEDKTKDFAKELRAKMLEIANAINEKDPLTIHVLESCSDEELLEYAKDWSKGVKMAIPVFEGISQEKFYKLFELAKIAMDGKMDLYDGRTGEKMRERVNVGYMYMIKLHHLVDEKVHARSTGPYSLVTHQPVGGKALFGGQRFGEMEVWALEAYGAAHTLKEMLTIKSDDIRGRENAYRAIAKGEQVGESEIPETFYVLTKELQSLALDINIFGDDVDEDGSPKPIVIKEDDRPKDFSSFQLTLASPEKIHSWSYGEVKKPETINYRTLKPERDGLFCMKIFGPTKDYECLCGKYKKPRFKDIGTCEKCGVAITHSKVRRFRMGHIELATPVAHIWYVNSLPSRIGTLLGVKMKDLERVLYYEAYIVKEPGEAAYDNEGTKLVMKYDILNEEQYQNISRRYEDRGFVAQMGGEAIKDLLEEIDLITLLQSLKEEVKDTNSDAKKKKLIKRLKVVESFLNSGNRPEWMMLTVLPVLPPDLRPLVALDGGKFAVSDVNELYRRVINRNQRLKRLMELGAPEIIVRNEKRMLQEAVDVLFDNGRSTNAVKGANKRPLKSLSEIIKGKQGRFRQNLLGKRVDFSGRSVIVVGPNLKMDECGLPKNMALELFKPHLLSKLEERGYATTLKQAKRMIEQKSNEVWECLQEITEGYPVLLNRAPTLHKQSIQAFHPKLIDGKAIQLHPLVCSAFNADFDGDQMAVHVPLSQEAIAECKVLMLSSMNILLPASGKAVAIPSQDMVLGLYYLSLEKSGVKGEHKLFSSVNEIITAIDTKELDIHAKIRVLDQGNIIATSAGRMIIKSILPDFIPTDLWNRPMKKKDIGVLVDYVHKVGGIGITATFLDNLKTLGFRYATKAGISISMEDIITPKDKQKMVEKAKIEVKKIQQQYDQGLLTDQERYNKIIDTWTEVNDKMSKEMMSAIAQDKEGFNSIYMMADSGARGSAAQIRQLSAMRGLMTKPDGSIIETPIISNFKEGLNVLEYFNSTHGARKGLADTALKTANAGYLTRKLIDVSQNVKVVSDDCGTHEGIEITDIAVGSELIEPLEERIFGRVLLEDVIDPITNEILLYADTLIDEEGAKKVVEAGIKSITIRTPVTCKAPKGVCAKCYGLNLGEGKMSYPGEAVGVVAAQSIGEPGTQLTLRTFHVGGTASRSQDEREIVASKEGFVRFYNLRTYTNKEGKNIIANRRNASILVVEPKVKAPFDGELRIETVYEEVVVSVKNGDQEAKFVLRRSDIVKPSELAGVGGKIEGKVYLPYASGHKVHKGGSIADIIQEGWNVPNRIPYASELLVRDNDPIAQDVYAKEKGAIKYYVLEANHLERTHGIKEGDIVSEKGLFAVIADDNGREVARHYIARGSEILIDDNSEVSANSVISKPTTNTFKTIATWDPYNTPIIADFKGKVGFVDIIAGVTVAEKEDENTGTTSLVVNDYIPSGYKPSLFLEGVNGEEVRYFLEPKTSIAIIDGSSVEQAEVLAKIPKATVKSRDITGGLPRVSELFEARKPKPKDAAILSEVDGIVSFGKPIRNKEHIIVTSKDGRSMDYFVDKGKQILVHADEFVHAGEAMTDGVVSSHDILRISGEKELYKYIVSEVQQVYRRQGVSIADKHIEIIVSQMLRQVRILDSGDSKFIEGDLVSKKLFKEENARVIALKGEPAIAEPVLLGITRAAIGSDSIISAASFQETTKVLTEASIAMKKDFLEDLKENVVLGRMIPVGTGMYKNKKIVLRTLEDDPKF; this comes from the coding sequence ATGTCAAAAAAAATTCCCCTAAAAAACCGCTTGAGAGCTGATTTTACAAAAACCCCAACAGATTTAGAAGTCCCTAATTTATTATTATTGCAACGAGATAGCTATGATTCTTTTTTGTATTCTAAAGAGGGTAAAGAGAGCGGGATTGAAAAGGTTTTTAAATCCATTTTCCCTATCCAAGATGAGCATAACCGCATCACTTTAGAATACGCGGGTTGCGAATTTGGTAAGTCTAAATACACTGTTAGAGAAGCGATGGAGAGAGGCATTACCTACTCTATCCCTCTCAAAATTAAAGTGCGCTTGATCTTGTGGGAAAAAGACACCAAAAGTGGCGAAAAGAACGGCATTAAGGATATTAAAGAACAAAGCATTTTCATTCGTGAGATCCCTTTGATGACAGAACGCACTTCATTTATCATTAATGGGGTGGAGCGCGTGGTCGTCAATCAACTCCACAGAAGCCCTGGTGTGATTTTCAAAGAAGAAGAGTCCAGCACTTCTTTAAACAAGCTCATTTACACAGGGCAAATCATCCCTGATAGGGGTTCGTGGCTGTATTTTGAATACGATTCTAAAGATGTTTTATACGCTCGTATCAACAAACGCCGTAAAGTGCCTGTTACTATTTTATTCAGGGCGATGGACTATCAAAAACAAGACATTATCAAAATGTTCTACCCGCTTGTTAAAGTGCGTTATGAAAACGATAAATATTTGATCCCGTTTGCTTCATTAGACGCCAATCAAAGAATGGAATTTGACTTGAAAGATCCTCAAGGCAAGGTTATTCTTTTAGCGGGAAAAAAGCTCACTTCAAGAAAGATTAAAGAGCTTAAAGAAAACCATTTAGAATGGGTGGAATACCCTATGGATATTTTACTCAATCGTCATTTAGCTGAACCTGTTATGGTAGGGAAAGAAGTCTTATTGGACATGCTCACTCAGCTAGATAAGAATAGGTTAGAAAAAATCCACGATTTAGGCGTGCAAGAATTTGTGATCATCAACGATCTAGCGTTAGGGCATGACGCTTCCATTATCCAATCTTTTTCAGCCGATTCTGAGTCTTTGAAATTGCTCAAGCAAACTGAAAAAATTGATGATGAAAACGCTCTAGCGGCGATTCGTATTCATAAGGTTATGAAGCCAGGCGATCCTGTTACGACTGAAGTGGCTAAGCAGTTTGTCAAAAAACTTTTCTTTGATCCTGAACGCTATGATTTGACCATGGTGGGCCGTATGAAAATGAATCACAAGTTAGGCTTGCATGTGCCTGATTACATTACGACCTTAACGCATGAAGATATTATCACCACCGTTAAATATCTCATGAAGATCAAAAACAATCAGGGCAAGATTGATGACAGGGACCACTTGGGCAATCGTAGGATCAGGGCGGTAGGGGAATTATTGGCCAATGAATTGCATTCAGGCTTAGTGAAAATGCAAAAGACCATTAAAGACAAGCTCACTACCATGAGCGGGGCTTTTGATTCGCTCATGCCTCATGACTTGGTCAATTCTAAAATGATCACAAGCACCATCATGGAATTTTTCATGGGCGGTCAGCTCTCGCAATTTATGGATCAAACTAACCCCTTGAGTGAAGTTACACACAAGCGCCGCCTTTCAGCGCTCGGTGAAGGGGGATTGGTGAAAGACAGGGTAGGTTTTGAAGCTAGGGATGTGCACCCCACGCATTATGGCCGAATTTGCCCCATTGAAACCCCAGAAGGTCAAAATATCGGTTTGATCAACACCCTTTCCACTTTCACGAGAGTGAATGATTTAGGCTTTATTGAAGCCCCTTATAAAAAGGTTGTGGATGGCAAGGTAGTGGGTGAGACGATTTATTTGACCGCTATTCAAGAATACAGCCACATCATCGCTCCTGCAAGCACCCCCATTGATGAAGAGGGTAATATTTTAGGCGATTTGATTGAAACGCGCGTGGAAGGCGAGATCGTTTTAAACGAAAAAAGCAAAGTAACCTTAATGGATTTAAGCTCTAGCATGCTAGTAGGGGTAGCCGCATCGCTCATTCCTTTCTTAGAACATGATGACGCTAACCGCGCCTTAATGGGGACTAACATGCAGCGCCAAGCGGTGCCGTTATTGAGAAGCGACGCTCCCATTGTAGGCACAGGGATTGAAAAAATTATCGCTAGGGATTCTTGGGGAGCGATCAAAGCCAATCGTGCAGGCGTTGTAGAAAAAATTGATTCTAAAAATATTTATATTTTAGGCGAAGGCAAAGAAGAAGCCTATATTGATGCGTATTCTTTGCAAAAAAACTTGTGCACCAACCAAAACACCAGTTTCAATCAAATCCCTATCGTTAAGGTGGGCGATAAAGTGGAAGCCGGGCAAATCATCGCTGATGGCCCTAGCATGGATAGGGGCGAGTTGGCGTTAGGGAAAAATGTGCGCGTGGCGTTCATGCCTTGGAATGGCTATAACTTTGAAGACGCTATCGTGGTGAGTGAGCGCATCACTAAAGATGATATTTTCACTTCCACCCACATTTATGAAAAAGAAGTGGATGCTAGGGAGCTTAAGCATGGCGTGGAAGAATTTACCGCTGACATTCCTGATGTGAAAGAAGAAGCGCTCGCTCATCTTGATGAAAGCGGGATCGTTAAAGTGGGCACTTATGTGAGCGCTGGCATGATTTTAGTGGGTAAGACTTCTCCTAAAGGCGAGATTAAAAGCACGCCTGAAGAGCGGCTTTTAAGGGCTATTTTTGGGGATAAAGCCGGGCATGTGGTCAATAAGAGTTTGTATTGCCCTCCAAGTTTGGAAGGCACGGTGATTGATGTGAAAGTCTTCACTAAAAAAGGCTATGAGAAAGACGCGCGGGTTTTGAGCGCGTATGAAGAAGAAAAAGCCAAGCTTGATATGGAGCATTTTGACCGCTTGACCATGCTCAATAAAGAAGAATTGTTGCGCGTCAGTTCGCTCCTTTCTCAAGCGATTTTAGAAGAGCCTTTCAGCCATAATGGCAAGGATTATAAAGAAGGCGATCGAATCCCTAAAGAAGAAATCGCTTCAATCAACCGCTTCACTTTGGCCAGTTTGGTGAAAAAGTATTCTAAAGAAGTGCAAAACCACTATGAAATCACCAAAAACAATTTCTTAGAGCAAAAGAAAGTCTTGGGCGAAGAGCATGAAGAAAAGCTTTCTATTTTAGAAAAAGATGATATTTTGCCTAATGGCGTGATCAAAAAAGTCAAGCTCTATATCGCTACAAAACGAAAGCTTAAAGTGGGCGATAAAATGGCAGGAAGGCATGGGAATAAAGGGATTGTGTCTAATATCGTGCCGGTTGCGGATATGCCTTATACCGCTGATGGCGAGCCTGTAGATATTGTCTTAAACCCTTTAGGCGTGCCAAGCCGCATGAATATCGGGCAGATTTTAGAAATGCATTTAGGCTTAGTGGGGAAAGAATTTGGGAAACAAATCGCTAGCATGCTAGAGGATAAAACCAAAGATTTTGCCAAAGAATTGCGCGCTAAAATGCTAGAAATCGCTAACGCCATTAATGAAAAAGACCCCTTGACAATCCATGTTCTTGAGAGTTGTTCTGATGAAGAGCTTTTGGAATACGCTAAAGATTGGAGCAAGGGCGTTAAGATGGCTATCCCTGTGTTTGAAGGCATCTCGCAAGAAAAATTTTATAAGCTATTTGAATTAGCCAAGATCGCTATGGATGGCAAAATGGATCTGTATGACGGGCGCACAGGCGAAAAAATGAGGGAGCGCGTGAATGTGGGCTACATGTATATGATCAAACTCCACCATTTAGTGGATGAAAAAGTCCATGCCAGAAGCACAGGCCCTTATAGCTTGGTAACGCACCAGCCCGTTGGGGGTAAAGCGCTCTTTGGGGGTCAAAGGTTTGGGGAAATGGAAGTGTGGGCGCTAGAAGCTTATGGTGCAGCGCACACTCTAAAAGAAATGCTCACCATTAAATCTGATGATATTAGAGGTAGAGAGAACGCTTATAGGGCTATCGCTAAAGGTGAGCAAGTGGGCGAGAGTGAAATCCCTGAGACTTTCTATGTTTTGACTAAAGAATTGCAATCGCTCGCTTTGGATATTAATATTTTTGGGGACGATGTGGATGAAGATGGATCGCCTAAACCCATTGTCATTAAAGAAGATGACAGGCCTAAAGACTTTAGCTCTTTCCAGCTCACGCTAGCCAGCCCTGAAAAAATCCATTCTTGGAGTTATGGGGAAGTTAAAAAGCCAGAAACGATCAATTATCGCACCCTAAAACCTGAACGAGACGGCTTGTTTTGCATGAAAATCTTTGGCCCCACTAAAGATTATGAATGCTTGTGCGGTAAATACAAAAAGCCTCGCTTCAAAGACATTGGCACATGCGAAAAATGCGGCGTAGCGATCACGCACTCCAAAGTCAGGCGTTTCAGAATGGGGCATATTGAATTAGCCACTCCTGTAGCGCATATCTGGTATGTCAATTCCTTGCCTAGCCGTATCGGCACGCTTTTAGGCGTTAAGATGAAAGACTTAGAGCGCGTGTTGTATTATGAAGCTTATATCGTTAAAGAGCCAGGCGAAGCCGCTTATGACAATGAAGGCACTAAGCTTGTGATGAAATACGATATTTTGAATGAAGAGCAGTATCAAAATATCTCACGAAGATACGAAGACAGGGGCTTTGTAGCGCAAATGGGCGGCGAAGCGATCAAGGATTTGCTAGAAGAAATTGATTTGATCACCTTATTGCAGAGTTTGAAAGAAGAAGTGAAAGACACCAATTCCGATGCGAAAAAGAAAAAACTCATTAAGCGTTTGAAAGTGGTAGAAAGCTTTTTAAATTCTGGTAACAGGCCTGAGTGGATGATGCTCACGGTGTTACCGGTATTGCCACCGGATTTAAGGCCTTTAGTTGCGCTAGATGGCGGGAAGTTTGCGGTCAGCGATGTGAATGAATTGTATCGCCGTGTCATCAATCGTAACCAACGCTTGAAACGCTTAATGGAGCTTGGGGCGCCAGAAATCATTGTGCGCAATGAAAAAAGGATGTTGCAAGAAGCCGTGGATGTGCTTTTTGATAACGGCCGCAGCACCAATGCGGTTAAAGGGGCTAACAAACGCCCTTTAAAATCGCTCAGTGAAATCATTAAAGGCAAGCAAGGGCGTTTCAGGCAAAACCTTTTAGGTAAGCGCGTGGATTTTTCAGGCAGAAGCGTGATTGTGGTTGGGCCAAACCTCAAGATGGACGAGTGCGGGTTGCCTAAAAACATGGCGTTGGAACTCTTCAAACCGCATTTATTATCCAAGCTTGAAGAGAGAGGCTATGCCACCACGCTCAAACAGGCTAAACGCATGATTGAGCAAAAAAGCAATGAAGTGTGGGAGTGCTTGCAAGAAATCACAGAGGGGTATCCGGTGCTACTCAACCGCGCTCCTACCTTGCACAAGCAATCCATTCAAGCGTTCCATCCAAAGCTAATTGATGGCAAAGCGATCCAATTGCACCCGTTAGTGTGTTCAGCGTTCAACGCCGATTTTGACGGGGACCAAATGGCGGTGCATGTGCCTTTAAGCCAGGAAGCGATCGCTGAATGCAAGGTGCTGATGCTAAGCTCTATGAATATCCTTTTGCCTGCTAGCGGTAAAGCCGTAGCCATTCCTAGCCAGGATATGGTTTTGGGGCTTTATTATCTTTCTTTAGAAAAGAGCGGGGTCAAGGGCGAGCATAAACTTTTTTCTAGCGTGAATGAAATCATCACCGCCATTGACACGAAAGAATTAGACATCCACGCAAAGATTAGGGTTTTAGATCAAGGGAATATTATCGCTACGAGCGCGGGGCGCATGATTATTAAGTCCATTTTGCCTGATTTTATCCCTACTGATTTGTGGAACAGACCCATGAAGAAAAAAGATATTGGCGTGCTTGTGGATTATGTGCATAAAGTCGGCGGTATCGGCATTACTGCAACCTTTTTGGATAATTTAAAAACGCTTGGCTTTAGGTATGCGACTAAGGCTGGTATTTCTATCTCTATGGAAGATATTATCACGCCAAAAGACAAGCAAAAAATGGTGGAAAAAGCCAAAATAGAGGTTAAAAAAATCCAGCAACAATACGATCAAGGGCTGCTCACTGACCAAGAGCGTTACAATAAGATCATTGACACTTGGACTGAAGTCAATGACAAAATGAGTAAAGAAATGATGAGCGCTATCGCGCAAGATAAAGAGGGCTTTAACTCTATTTATATGATGGCAGATAGCGGCGCAAGGGGGAGTGCGGCGCAAATCCGTCAGCTTTCAGCGATGAGAGGTCTTATGACAAAGCCAGATGGCAGTATCATTGAAACGCCCATTATTTCTAACTTTAAAGAGGGGTTGAATGTCTTAGAATACTTTAACTCCACGCATGGCGCTAGAAAGGGCTTAGCGGATACAGCACTAAAAACAGCCAATGCGGGGTATTTGACCAGAAAGCTCATTGATGTTTCGCAAAATGTCAAGGTGGTCTCTGATGATTGCGGCACGCATGAAGGGATTGAAATCACGGATATTGCGGTGGGGAGTGAGCTGATTGAACCTTTAGAAGAGCGTATTTTTGGGCGCGTTTTATTAGAAGATGTGATCGATCCCATTACGAATGAAATCTTGCTTTATGCGGACACTTTGATTGATGAAGAGGGTGCTAAAAAGGTGGTTGAAGCCGGGATTAAATCCATTACGATCCGCACCCCAGTAACTTGTAAAGCGCCAAAGGGCGTGTGCGCGAAATGCTATGGATTGAATTTGGGTGAAGGCAAGATGAGCTATCCGGGTGAAGCGGTGGGCGTGGTGGCTGCGCAATCTATCGGGGAGCCTGGAACTCAGCTCACTTTAAGGACTTTCCATGTGGGCGGGACAGCGAGCAGGAGTCAGGATGAGCGCGAAATTGTAGCGAGCAAAGAAGGTTTTGTGCGTTTCTACAACCTTAGGACTTACACGAATAAAGAGGGTAAAAACATTATCGCTAACCGCCGTAACGCTTCTATTTTAGTGGTAGAGCCTAAGGTTAAAGCGCCTTTTGATGGGGAATTACGCATTGAAACGGTCTATGAAGAAGTCGTTGTGAGCGTGAAAAATGGCGATCAAGAAGCTAAATTTGTTTTAAGAAGAAGCGATATTGTCAAGCCAAGCGAATTGGCCGGCGTTGGCGGTAAGATTGAGGGGAAAGTGTATTTGCCTTATGCTAGTGGGCATAAGGTGCATAAGGGGGGAAGTATCGCTGATATTATCCAAGAGGGCTGGAATGTGCCTAATCGCATCCCTTATGCGAGCGAATTGCTAGTTAGGGATAATGACCCTATTGCGCAAGATGTGTATGCCAAAGAAAAAGGCGCAATCAAATACTATGTTTTAGAGGCTAATCATTTAGAGCGCACCCATGGGATCAAAGAGGGCGATATTGTGAGCGAAAAAGGCTTGTTTGCGGTGATAGCTGATGATAATGGTAGGGAAGTCGCTCGCCATTATATCGCTAGGGGTTCTGAGATTTTGATTGATGATAATAGTGAAGTGAGCGCTAATAGCGTGATTTCTAAACCCACGACTAACACTTTCAAAACGATTGCCACATGGGATCCTTACAACACCCCTATCATTGCGGACTTTAAAGGTAAGGTGGGTTTTGTGGATATTATCGCAGGGGTTACGGTCGCTGAAAAAGAAGACGAAAATACCGGCACCACAAGCTTAGTGGTGAATGATTACATTCCAAGCGGATACAAACCAAGCTTGTTTTTAGAGGGGGTTAATGGCGAAGAGGTGCGTTATTTCTTAGAGCCAAAAACTTCTATCGCTATTATTGATGGCTCTAGCGTGGAGCAGGCTGAAGTGTTAGCGAAAATCCCTAAAGCGACCGTTAAATCCAGAGATATTACTGGGGGTCTCCCAAGGGTTTCGGAACTCTTTGAAGCGAGAAAACCCAAGCCTAAAGATGCGGCGATTCTTTCTGAAGTTGATGGGATCGTGAGTTTTGGCAAACCCATTCGCAATAAAGAACACATCATCGTAACCTCTAAAGATGGCCGTTCCATGGATTATTTTGTGGATAAGGGCAAGCAAATTTTAGTGCATGCTGATGAATTTGTGCATGCAGGAGAAGCGATGACGGATGGAGTGGTTTCAAGCCATGATATTTTAAGGATCAGCGGCGAAAAAGAGCTTTATAAATACATTGTGAGCGAAGTCCAGCAAGTGTATCGCAGGCAGGGGGTAAGCATTGCGGACAAGCACATTGAAATCATTGTTTCTCAAATGCTAAGGCAAGTGCGTATTTTAGACAGCGGAGATAGCAAGTTTATTGAAGGGGATTTAGTCAGTAAAAAACTCTTCAAAGAAGAAAACGCTCGTGTGATCGCTTTAAAAGGCGAGCCAGCGATTGCTGAACCGGTGCTTTTAGGGATTACTAGAGCGGCTATTGGGAGCGATAGCATCATCTCAGCGGCCTCTTTCCAAGAAACGACTAAAGTTTTGACAGAAGCCAGTATCGCTATGAAAAAAGACTTTTTAGAAGACTTGAAAGAGAATGTGGTGTTGGGGAGGATGATCCCTGTGGGAACGGGCATGTATAAGAATAAAAAAATCGTGTTAAGAACGCTTGAAGATGACCCTAAATTTTGA
- the rplL gene encoding 50S ribosomal protein L7/L12 → MAISKEEVLEYIGSLSVLELSELVKMFEEKFGVSATPTVVAGAAVAGGAAAESEEKTEFNVILADSGAEKIKVIKVVREITGLGLKEAKDATEKTPHVLKEGVNKEEAETIKKKLEEVGAKVEVK, encoded by the coding sequence ATGGCAATTTCAAAAGAAGAAGTGTTAGAGTATATTGGTTCATTGAGCGTTTTAGAGCTTTCTGAATTGGTTAAAATGTTTGAGGAAAAATTTGGCGTGAGCGCGACTCCAACGGTCGTAGCGGGTGCGGCTGTAGCTGGCGGTGCAGCGGCTGAGAGCGAAGAAAAAACCGAATTTAATGTGATTTTGGCTGATAGCGGTGCTGAAAAAATCAAGGTGATTAAAGTGGTTCGTGAAATTACCGGACTTGGCCTGAAAGAAGCCAAAGACGCTACCGAAAAAACCCCTCATGTGCTTAAAGAAGGCGTGAATAAAGAAGAAGCTGAAACCATCAAGAAAAAACTCGAAGAAGTAGGCGCTAAGGTTGAAGTCAAGTAA
- the rplJ gene encoding 50S ribosomal protein L10, producing the protein MQKQHQRQHKVELVANLKTQFADAKALLICDYKGLSVRKLEALRNKACAQGIKVQVIKNTLAHIAMKETGYSDLDLKETNVFLWGDDQIALSKLVFDFQKDHKDHFVLKAGLFDKESVSVAHVEAVSKLPNKEELMGMLLSVWTAPARYFVTGLDNLRKAKEEN; encoded by the coding sequence ATGCAAAAACAACATCAAAGGCAGCATAAAGTAGAGCTAGTCGCTAACTTAAAAACGCAATTTGCAGATGCCAAAGCCCTTTTAATTTGCGATTATAAGGGTCTTAGCGTGAGAAAGCTGGAAGCTTTAAGGAATAAGGCTTGCGCTCAAGGCATTAAAGTGCAAGTGATTAAGAATACTCTTGCTCATATTGCCATGAAAGAGACCGGCTATTCTGATTTGGATTTGAAAGAAACCAATGTGTTTTTGTGGGGCGATGATCAGATCGCTCTCTCTAAGCTCGTGTTTGACTTCCAAAAAGATCACAAAGATCACTTTGTGTTGAAAGCGGGCTTGTTTGATAAAGAAAGCGTTAGCGTAGCTCATGTGGAAGCGGTTTCAAAACTCCCAAACAAAGAAGAGCTTATGGGAATGTTGCTTTCTGTTTGGACGGCTCCGGCGCGTTATTTTGTTACGGGTTTAGACAATTTGCGTAAAGCGAAAGAAGAAAACTAA
- the rplA gene encoding 50S ribosomal protein L1, protein MAKKVFKRLEKLFSKIQNDKAYGVEQGVEVVKSLASAKFDETVEVALRLGVDPRHADQMVRGAVVLPHGTGKKVRVAVFAKDIKQDEAKNAGADVVGGDDLAEEIKNGRIDFDMVIATPDMMAVVGKVGRILGPKGLMPNPKTGTVTMDIAKAVSNAKSGQVNFRVDKKGNVHAPIGKASFPEEKIKENMLELVKTINRLKPSSAKGKYIRNAALSLTMSPSVNLDAQELMDIK, encoded by the coding sequence GTGGCAAAAAAAGTATTTAAAAGATTGGAGAAACTTTTTTCTAAAATTCAAAACGATAAAGCGTATGGCGTAGAGCAAGGCGTAGAAGTGGTTAAATCCCTCGCTTCAGCCAAATTTGATGAAACCGTGGAAGTGGCGTTAAGACTAGGGGTTGATCCAAGGCATGCGGATCAAATGGTACGCGGTGCGGTGGTGCTTCCTCATGGAACAGGGAAAAAAGTAAGAGTGGCTGTTTTTGCAAAAGACATTAAGCAAGATGAAGCCAAAAACGCTGGGGCTGATGTCGTTGGCGGAGACGATTTGGCTGAAGAAATCAAAAATGGTCGTATTGATTTTGACATGGTGATCGCAACGCCTGATATGATGGCGGTTGTCGGTAAAGTGGGTAGGATTTTAGGCCCTAAAGGTTTGATGCCAAACCCCAAAACCGGAACCGTTACGATGGATATTGCTAAAGCGGTTAGTAACGCTAAAAGCGGTCAAGTGAATTTCAGGGTGGATAAAAAGGGCAATGTTCATGCCCCTATTGGTAAGGCGAGTTTTCCTGAAGAAAAAATCAAAGAAAACATGCTTGAGTTGGTTAAAACGATCAACCGCCTAAAACCCAGTAGCGCGAAAGGCAAGTATATTAGAAACGCCGCTCTTTCGCTCACCATGTCGCCTTCAGTGAATTTGGACGCGCAAGAATTGATGGATATTAAATAG
- the rplK gene encoding 50S ribosomal protein L11 — protein MAKKVVGEIKLQIPAGKANPSPPVGPALGQRGVNIMEFCKAFNERTKDMGSFNIPVIITVYQDKSFTFITKKPPVTDLIKKASGVEKGSDNPLKNKIAKLTHKQVEEIAQLKMEDLNTSTMEAAKKIVMGSARSMGVEVVD, from the coding sequence ATGGCTAAAAAAGTAGTCGGAGAAATCAAACTTCAAATCCCTGCCGGTAAGGCAAACCCTTCACCTCCCGTAGGGCCAGCGTTGGGTCAAAGAGGGGTTAATATCATGGAATTTTGTAAGGCTTTTAACGAGAGAACTAAAGACATGGGGAGTTTTAATATCCCAGTCATTATCACGGTTTATCAAGATAAGAGTTTCACCTTTATCACTAAAAAGCCTCCGGTAACCGATTTGATCAAAAAAGCTTCTGGGGTTGAAAAAGGCTCTGACAACCCGCTTAAAAATAAGATTGCAAAGCTCACCCACAAGCAAGTGGAAGAGATCGCGCAATTGAAAATGGAAGATTTAAACACAAGCACCATGGAAGCGGCCAAAAAAATCGTTATGGGTAGCGCTAGGAGCATGGGCGTAGAAGTTGTGGATTGA